The Haloplanus sp. CK5-1 genome contains a region encoding:
- a CDS encoding ABC transporter ATP-binding protein: MLTLQSISKDFGELTAVDDVSVEIESGELVTLVGPSGSGKSTVLNMIAGHLEPSAGSIMINGTDVTPLSPQNRPTSMVFQSWALFPHMTVRENIEFPIEANGEDVDGRVEELLRQVQLDPSEYAEKNADELSGGEQQRVALARAIAYDPEILLLDEPLGSLDYVLQQELRRELSDLNEELDMTFVYVTHSLESALIISDRIFVLDQSRLVQAGTPREIYQEPKNRFIAEFMGDANVFPIDATLQSGEAVQRADADVDDLVIADGREEEASYLIVRYDRATVAPDLERDMGVEGTVFKKLMKGNTVLVEVVGEETEEQYFAEVDYAEAERLDRGDSVYVQWNEADTVAVPE, from the coding sequence ATGCTTACATTACAGAGTATAAGTAAAGACTTCGGAGAATTGACCGCCGTAGATGACGTGAGTGTCGAAATAGAGTCCGGCGAGCTCGTCACGCTCGTCGGCCCGAGCGGATCGGGGAAATCGACGGTGTTGAACATGATCGCGGGCCACCTGGAGCCCAGCGCCGGTTCGATCATGATCAACGGCACGGACGTCACCCCCCTGTCACCGCAGAACCGACCCACGAGCATGGTGTTCCAGTCGTGGGCACTGTTCCCACACATGACCGTTCGGGAGAACATCGAGTTCCCCATCGAGGCCAACGGCGAGGACGTCGACGGGCGGGTCGAGGAGCTACTACGGCAGGTACAACTCGATCCGTCGGAGTACGCCGAAAAGAACGCGGACGAGTTGAGTGGTGGCGAACAACAGCGGGTCGCACTCGCTCGCGCCATCGCCTACGATCCCGAGATCCTGCTTCTCGACGAGCCGCTGGGGTCGCTCGACTACGTGCTTCAACAGGAGCTACGTCGGGAGTTGAGCGACCTGAACGAGGAACTGGACATGACGTTCGTCTACGTCACCCACTCGCTGGAGTCCGCGCTGATCATCAGCGACCGCATCTTCGTCCTCGATCAGAGCCGCCTGGTGCAGGCCGGAACGCCCCGAGAGATCTACCAGGAGCCGAAAAACCGGTTCATCGCCGAGTTCATGGGCGACGCGAACGTCTTCCCGATCGACGCGACGCTACAGAGCGGCGAGGCGGTGCAGCGCGCCGACGCCGACGTGGACGACCTCGTGATCGCGGACGGCCGTGAGGAGGAGGCGAGCTACCTCATCGTCCGGTACGACAGGGCGACGGTGGCACCCGATCTGGAACGAGATATGGGTGTCGAAGGGACGGTGTTCAAGAAACTGATGAAGGGGAACACCGTCCTCGTCGAAGTGGTCGGCGAGGAGACCGAGGAGCAGTACTTCGCCGAGGTGGACTACGCGGAAGCCGAGCGGTTGGACCGGGGGGACTCCGTGTACGTACAGTGGAACGAAGCCGACACGGTGGCCGTTCCGGAGTAG
- a CDS encoding ABC transporter permease subunit has protein sequence MSVLDQLRRDVGSGSKVAPLSRYVDLPHVLIAPIVAVLLVMFVGPMAILALFSVQSGNELMLNPTTWTLASYEEFVVGMVTGSGVYGQVLSTTTLISVATVLLTLAISFPAAYALARKIRRFKTALLVALILPLLTSVTMRVLGWVMFLMKGGVLAGLLDLLGITVESILYQEAAIILGTTYVYLPYMLFPIYLSMLSIPESLYTAASDLGASRTKVFRDVVLPLSKPGVVIGCLFVFVLSLGASVESELLGGGSAFTMASNIQYSFGIAQNFPLGSVQATSLLAIAGGTGVYILSNLDLADIADRSGTAGGHTANANSDVENAIWYGYVLLVVLFLMIPIVAIIVASTHEARVFVLPYEFTLDWYREVLGNGTIRTAIVNTLKIAIPVTIISTVIGTAGAIGYTRYTFARRELFKIFVLLPIFFPLILIGLGMSIWTSTIGFGYGIVQTIVGEVVWIAPIVMFVVSITALGIDPDMERAARDLGADTTKLYRDIVLPLIADGVISGAIFAFVLAWNNYYIASYMSGSNILVTTWIHSRLTQGFSALVPGVAAILFYISLAGVIAAFGAKRLLSKG, from the coding sequence ATGTCGGTACTAGACCAACTACGTCGCGACGTCGGATCGGGATCGAAGGTCGCACCCCTCTCGCGCTACGTCGACCTCCCGCACGTCCTCATCGCACCCATCGTGGCGGTGCTGCTGGTGATGTTCGTCGGACCGATGGCGATTCTGGCGCTGTTCTCGGTGCAGTCCGGAAACGAACTGATGTTGAACCCGACGACGTGGACGCTCGCGAGTTACGAGGAGTTCGTCGTCGGCATGGTCACGGGGTCCGGCGTCTACGGACAGGTGCTCTCGACGACGACGCTGATCAGCGTCGCGACGGTGCTGTTGACCCTCGCCATCTCGTTTCCGGCGGCGTACGCGCTGGCGCGGAAGATACGCCGGTTCAAAACGGCGCTCCTGGTCGCGTTGATCCTCCCCCTGCTCACGAGCGTGACGATGCGCGTGCTGGGCTGGGTGATGTTCCTGATGAAAGGCGGCGTGCTCGCGGGGTTGCTCGATCTGTTGGGGATCACGGTCGAGTCGATCCTCTACCAGGAGGCCGCGATCATACTGGGAACGACCTACGTCTACTTGCCGTACATGCTGTTTCCGATCTACCTCTCGATGCTGTCGATCCCCGAGTCGCTGTACACCGCGGCATCCGACCTCGGCGCGAGTCGGACGAAAGTGTTCAGGGACGTCGTCCTCCCCTTGAGCAAGCCCGGCGTCGTTATCGGCTGTCTGTTCGTGTTCGTGCTGTCGCTCGGTGCCTCCGTCGAATCGGAGCTACTGGGCGGAGGAAGCGCGTTCACGATGGCCAGCAACATTCAGTACTCGTTCGGCATCGCACAGAACTTCCCGCTGGGATCCGTCCAAGCGACCTCGCTGTTGGCCATCGCCGGTGGGACCGGCGTCTACATCCTGAGCAACCTTGATCTCGCCGACATCGCGGACCGGAGCGGCACAGCCGGCGGCCACACCGCGAACGCGAACTCCGACGTCGAGAACGCCATCTGGTACGGCTACGTCCTCCTGGTGGTCCTGTTTCTCATGATCCCCATCGTCGCGATCATCGTCGCGTCGACCCACGAGGCTCGGGTGTTCGTACTTCCCTACGAGTTCACCCTCGACTGGTACAGGGAGGTGCTCGGCAACGGAACCATCAGGACGGCCATCGTCAACACGCTGAAAATCGCGATTCCGGTGACGATCATCAGCACCGTGATCGGCACCGCCGGGGCGATCGGCTACACTCGGTACACGTTCGCCAGACGGGAACTGTTCAAGATCTTCGTCCTCCTCCCGATATTCTTCCCGCTGATCCTCATCGGACTGGGGATGTCCATATGGACGAGTACCATCGGATTCGGCTACGGCATCGTCCAGACCATCGTCGGCGAGGTGGTCTGGATCGCTCCGATCGTCATGTTCGTCGTCTCGATCACCGCCCTCGGCATCGATCCGGACATGGAGCGGGCGGCACGGGATCTGGGTGCCGACACGACCAAACTGTACAGGGATATCGTCCTGCCGCTCATCGCGGACGGCGTGATCTCGGGGGCCATCTTCGCGTTCGTCCTCGCGTGGAACAACTACTACATCGCGTCGTACATGTCGGGATCGAACATCCTCGTGACGACGTGGATTCACAGCCGCCTAACACAGGGGTTCTCGGCGCTCGTCCCGGGCGTCGCCGCGATCCTGTTCTACATCTCACTCGCCGGTGTCATCGCCGCCTTCGGAGCGAAACGGCTGCTGTCGAAGGGCTGA